GTCGATTTAATAGGAAAAGGGTTCGACGTAGCTGATCAATATAGAACTCCAGTTATGCTGTTAGTCGATGGGATGATTGGTCAAGTTATGGAGCCTGTGGAGTTAAATGAAAACCCAGAGAGAAAGGAGTTTGATAAGAGCTGGGCGACAACGACAACAAAGGGCGAACGTACTCCAAATATTATAAACTCACTTTACTTAAAGCCAGAGGAGTTAGAGTTACACTGTGAGAAACTGTTTAGAAAGTTTGACGCCATAAAAGAGAATGAGGTGATGTCGGAAACTATAGGCTTAGAGGATGCCGAGATAGTTTTAGTAGCTTATGGAACAACGGCTCGTATAGCTAAGAATGTTATTAAGAGCTTGGAAAAAGATGGAATAAAAGCTGGGCTTATACGACCTATAACGGTTTGGCCTTTCCCTTATGAGGATGTAAAAAATCTGAGTGAGAGAGTGAAAAACATCCTTGTGGTTGAGATGAGTATGGGGCAGATGATAGAGGACGTTCGGCTTGGAAACGAGGGACGAAAGCCAGTTCATTTTTATGGTAGAACGGGTGGAATGGTTCCAACTCCAGAGGATATAATTAAAAAAGTGAAAGAGATAATGGGGAGGTAAGTATGGAAAGTATCTATAAAAGAAGTGCAGGATTGACAGATGTACCTACCCACTATTGCCCTGGGTGTACACATGGAATTGTTCATAAGTTGGTAGCTGAAACTTTAGAGGAGCTAGGAGTGATAGGGGATACAGTTGGAGTAGCACCGGTTGGTTGTGCTGTTTTAGCTTACAAATATTTCAACACAGATATGCATGAGGCTTCTCATGGAAGAGCACCAGCAGTTGCTTCGGGAATCAAAAGAGTGTTGCCTGATAAAGTTGTATTCACATATCAAGGGGATGGGGATTTAG
This genomic window from Cetobacterium sp. ZOR0034 contains:
- a CDS encoding 3-methyl-2-oxobutanoate dehydrogenase subunit VorB, giving the protein MAKKLMKGNEAMSAAAINAGCRFFFGYPITPQNEIPEYMSRELPKVGGSFIQAESEVSAINMVYGAAGCGARVMTSSSSPGMALKQEGLSYIAGAELPCVVINVTRGGPGLGGIQPSQADYFQATRGGGNGDYYMPVYAPATVQEAVDLIGKGFDVADQYRTPVMLLVDGMIGQVMEPVELNENPERKEFDKSWATTTTKGERTPNIINSLYLKPEELELHCEKLFRKFDAIKENEVMSETIGLEDAEIVLVAYGTTARIAKNVIKSLEKDGIKAGLIRPITVWPFPYEDVKNLSERVKNILVVEMSMGQMIEDVRLGNEGRKPVHFYGRTGGMVPTPEDIIKKVKEIMGR